Proteins encoded together in one Colius striatus isolate bColStr4 chromosome 3, bColStr4.1.hap1, whole genome shotgun sequence window:
- the SMIM18 gene encoding small integral membrane protein 18: MATLNTTQWNETTSISQYLGFQVQKIYPFHDNWNTACFIILIIFIFTVVSLVVLAFLYELLDCCCCVKNKTVKDLENEPNPVRAMLNSFRKHETEVV, translated from the coding sequence ATGGCAACCCTTAACACCACTCAGTGGAATGAGACTACGTCCATTTCCCAGTATCTGGGCTTTCAAGTGCAAAAAATTTACCCTTTCCATGATAACTGGAACACTGCCTGCTTTATTATCCTGATCATATTCATCTTTACTGTAGTTTCTCTGGTGGTGTTGGCTTTCCTCTATGAACTGCTGGACTGTTGCTGCtgtgtgaaaaataaaactgtgaaaGACTTGGAGAATGAACCCAATCCTGTTAGAGCAATGTTGAACAGCTTCAGAAAGCATGAAACAGAGGTGGTATAG